The following DNA comes from Limnobacter sp. SAORIC-580.
CGAGCGCGACGGCTGGGTATGCCTGCATGGCCAGAAAGCGGCGGACTGACCGCCTTGCACCCACCGGCAAGGTTAAACTAGCGCCATGAGCCTTGCCACACGCTGCCCCAACTGCAACACCCTGTTCAAAGTGACCTCTGGCCAACTGCAAATGCACGAGGGCAAGGTACGCTGTGGGCATTGCCAAACCATATTTTCCGGCATTGAGCACCTTACTTCAGCCGACACTGAAGCCTGGCAAAAACTGGACCTAAGCCCCAAGCATAGTGACACTGGCTACACCAGCGACCACAACTTGACCGGCGGCGATGGCACAGGTTCGGAAGCGTTGTTCGCCGACACGGCGCCCTCTAAACCACTGTTGAATTTCAGCCAAGGCAACCCGGTGTTGAAGGTGGCTTGTGTTGCACTGCTGCTGGCGCTTGGGCTGCAAGCATTGTGGTGGCAACGTATTGACCTGCTGCAACAAACCCCCGACATGGCCAAACACATTAATACGGCAGGGCCAACTATTCAGCGACTGTTTGCAAGCCCGGCCACCCAGGCTCTGCGAGTTGAAGGCAGCGGCCTGCAAGCTCTGGATGAACACAATCTGCGGGTTGACCTCACCTTACACAACCAGCTTCCTTTGCCTGCCCTGTGGCCCCACCTGAAAGTGGAATTGCTCGACCCGCAAGGTTTGGTATTGGCCAGCAAATCCTTAAGCCCAAGCGATTACCAACTTCGCGATGAAAATGCGGCCAGCCA
Coding sequences within:
- a CDS encoding DUF3426 domain-containing protein, with product MSLATRCPNCNTLFKVTSGQLQMHEGKVRCGHCQTIFSGIEHLTSADTEAWQKLDLSPKHSDTGYTSDHNLTGGDGTGSEALFADTAPSKPLLNFSQGNPVLKVACVALLLALGLQALWWQRIDLLQQTPDMAKHINTAGPTIQRLFASPATQALRVEGSGLQALDEHNLRVDLTLHNQLPLPALWPHLKVELLDPQGLVLASKSLSPSDYQLRDENAASQAPLIAGEKTIEVLAYLNLSTLNTQLPESAATGFRLELFDQGPGEQ